A portion of the Chloroflexota bacterium genome contains these proteins:
- a CDS encoding 3-hydroxyacyl-CoA dehydrogenase family protein, protein MAIKKVCVIGSGTMGNGITQVVAQAGYETTMVDVKQEFIDKGMSAIKASLGKFVEKSRIGQTDMDKAMANIRTSIDLKEAARDADYVIEAVFERADVKTPIFQQLEEICPKQTILASNTSGIPIGLLASATKRPEKVIGMHFFSPVPMMRGIEIVKSLLTSEETLKVSYEFAKSIGKEPVVVKDSPGFVTNRIIPLVMNEGAKLLEEGLATMEDIDKIVRISFNWPMGPFELCDLIGIDVGVDLLEGIYQQTGWERYKPAPLLKRMVEIGYLGRKVGKGFYTLFGQK, encoded by the coding sequence ATGGCGATAAAGAAGGTATGCGTTATCGGCTCAGGAACGATGGGCAATGGGATAACTCAGGTAGTGGCTCAAGCAGGTTACGAAACAACGATGGTCGATGTGAAGCAGGAGTTCATCGACAAGGGAATGAGTGCCATAAAAGCCAGCCTGGGTAAATTTGTGGAGAAGAGCAGAATCGGCCAGACCGATATGGATAAGGCCATGGCAAATATTCGCACATCAATAGACTTGAAGGAGGCGGCTAGGGACGCCGACTACGTAATCGAGGCGGTATTTGAAAGGGCCGATGTTAAGACACCTATATTCCAACAACTTGAAGAGATATGCCCAAAGCAGACTATACTGGCATCTAACACTTCAGGCATACCTATAGGCTTACTAGCCTCGGCGACTAAACGCCCAGAAAAGGTTATCGGCATGCATTTCTTCAGCCCGGTGCCGATGATGAGGGGAATAGAAATAGTGAAGTCTTTGCTTACCTCGGAAGAAACGCTCAAGGTGAGCTATGAATTTGCCAAGTCCATAGGCAAGGAACCCGTGGTGGTTAAAGACTCGCCCGGTTTTGTAACCAACAGGATAATACCCTTGGTAATGAACGAGGGCGCCAAATTGCTAGAAGAGGGGTTGGCTACTATGGAGGACATAGATAAAATCGTAAGGATATCTTTTAACTGGCCTATGGGACCATTCGAGCTATGTGACCTCATTGGCATAGATGTAGGCGTAGACCTGCTCGAGGGAATTTACCAGCAGACCGGATGGGAAAGATATAAGCCAGCGCCGTTGCTCAAGAGAATGGTGGAAATCGGCTATCTGGGCAGAAAGGTCGGCAAAGGGTTTTATACCCTGTTTGGCCAGAAATAA